Part of the Vitis vinifera cultivar Pinot Noir 40024 chromosome 13, ASM3070453v1 genome is shown below.
attaaaataataattgaaaactcaaatttaaaaatctaatttttttaactttaatttgacaaaaatattattatgttttttcttataaaataaattatttaaaaaaaaatatttaaaacaattaaaaattatttatgcttcaaataaaaatattgaagggATTAAATTCACAAATAGATAAATTATTTAGTCCTTTTAACCTATTGATTCAATTAAAAATGCTCTCTTAAAtgattactttaaatttatttatttattttctgtttaAGCAGTAGCCATAGACTCAGAGCAAAGTGAACCCTTTTGAATCCCACCCCAAAACCCTAGGATTTCTGAGCGATCAAAACCCTAGAAGACGGAATATGTTAAGAAGAAGACTCCCTTCACTCCTCTCAACTTCACTCTTCAATGCTTCTCCAATCGTCTCCTCCAAATGCGTCGGTACCAAATTCCCATTGTCATCACCATTTCTTCCATTACACTCCCTACAATGCGCTAATCCAAGCCCTACCCTTAAGGGGATTTGGGCTGTTGATCGTGTTAGAGCCTATAGCCTTCTAAGCTTGAACGATCTTCGGGATAACAAGGGGGCCAGGAAGCAGAAGAAAAGGAAGGGTCGTGGGATTGGGTCGGGTTTGGGCAAGACGGCAGGGAGGGGTCACAAGGGTCAGAAGGCCAGAGGGACAATGAAATTTGGGTTCGAAGGTGGTCAAACGCCGTTGCGTCGTCGCATGCCCAAACGGGGGTTTAAGAATCCCTTTAGCCTCACATTTCAGGTGTGCCTTccctttttttaattgtttttttttatttatgtatcgctgtttggttggtgagaaaataTGTCAAAAGGACAAGAAGATGGGCAACTGATAATTTGGGTCTTGTAGTTTTTGTTAGCGTGCGGAAATGGAAAAGCTGGGTTTTGCTAAACCAAACTGTTTGGGTACGTTTAGTCACTtctgggaattttttttttaagacaggAGCTTGCCCTTCTGGTTGCTGAGTATGGGCACTTCATATCACCGTATTGCAATGACTAGGTTTGATGGATTTGATAGTCTATTTTATCTGGTCGTGAAcactaaaagatcaattttgaaaatctgaCCTCTCTTGAATCccatccccccccccccccccccccccccccccccccccccccccccttttttccCCACAGTGACTGAACAGAGCATTGCAGAAATGATCTACCGTTTGTTAGGAATATGGGTTTATAGTTCAATTTATAAACATTTAAAGGATCTTGGTGAAATTGGGAATTTTATGGTACGGATTCCCGGATTTGATAAGGGATTTGTCTGGAAGGAATTCTCCTTCCTTCTCATTAAAAAGATTCATCTTGTGGTTtctcacaaaaaaagaaaaaaaaaaaaggatatttgTGGGTGGAATTTATCACTACTCTGGTAGTGGCTCttattatcatattttcatattcactTCTCACCAGATGATTAAATCGCTCTTCTATTCTTTATGGCAGCCTGTTGGATTGGGAAAGATAGCAAAACTTATAAATGCGGGAAAAATAGACTCTTCTGAGTTGATTACCATGAAGACTCTCAAGGTATGTTAACCTTTTATTCCCTAATCCCCTACCATCAGTGCTTCACTTTGTCAACTTTGTTTGCGAGTCCTGTTGTTTTCTATCTCTGTAGGATGCAGGTGCAATAGGGAAGCAAATTAAAGATGGGGTAAGATTGATGGGGCGTGGTGCTGATGAGATAAAGTGGCCAATTCATTTTGAGGTAATTTTCATTCCAAAGCTTCCTGCCATGTTCACATCAATTTATCTACTTTATTCCTGAACCGTCATTTTTTCTGTGCCTTCTTTTTTTAcctgatttttcatttttgttttggaattaaATTCTTTGCTTCTTGGTGGTTGAAAACTATGGATGCTTATGACACCAATCTACTGGTGGGCATATGAATGTTCTTCAATACTGATTGTTTATTAAAGAATCAGGATAGCCAGCTGAGGCATGCTTTTCACCTTatgttgaaattaaatttattgctCTGGAATTACCTAGGCGCTTCAATGCTGACTCTGGAATCATAGCATAGCTGCACCATCTGTGTCATTTATGATTCAATTATTCCTTAGTCCCACACATTGGATTAATGTGATATGATAATGCTTTACAATTGTGTTATGATGGTTTGTTTCCTAATTTCtctaattatgttttattttctttttgcatAAACTGGGAGAGGTCAATTTAACCAAAGCATGACAAGAAATATTCCATTGACACTTGAACTGTCCAAAAGAGGCCATGACTTTTCTGTGAAGTTCAGTACTGGATgaaaattattatgttttagAATTCCCCACTAGGTTATTGAGtttatcataggattccttctACATGATTGttccattaaagaaataattataagCCATTAAACTCCATCTCCCCCATCTTCAATAGAGTTTAAAGCGCATATGCTCCTTACTTTTTGGATGCTACACAAAACTGGACTAAATCAACTTTACAGGTCTCAAGGGTGACAGTCAGGGCGAAGGAAGCAGTTGAAGCAGCAGGTGGTTCGGTCAGGAGAGTTTACTACAACAAGTTGGGTTTTCAGGCATTGCTCAAGCCTGAGTGGTTTGAAAAGAAGGGCAGGTTGCTGCCAAAAGCTGCTAGACCTCCCCCAAAACAGAGAGATAAAGTTGATAGCATTGGGCGCCTTCCTGCCCCTACCAAACCTATTCCGTTTTTGCCTGAAGAAAAGGAGGCAGCATTCACTCCATCTGTCTGATAACTCAAGAGACCAGTTTTGATGGTTTCATTTTTGAGTTTGTAGAATAATGATGAATTACTATTTAAgcaaattttgtttcttataacATTGAATTTGTTTTGCATTAGTATGAATGCGTTTAGAAACAAATGGACTCTTGCATAAGGCCAATTCTTTTGAGGGGGCCTCAACTGGAATCAAGAAACTCTCTACTTaggtaaattattttttgaaatgtgCATGCATTTCTTTCTATAATTTTACTATTGAGATGGATCTCCATACTTTGGTACTTTAGGAACCAAAATTTGTGGCACcttttacaatttttcttcAGGACAGCACAATAGGTTGCCTAAGTTGCCACAGGAGCACTTGGATGACCAATGGGATTAACCAAATTGCCATAGAAGATAGTGCCATGAGCCCCCTCCTATATCAGTTGCCTTTAGCATAGTTCAATGAGAAGTTGCCATCTGCAAGAACTCTGACATTGAAGCTCTGGACAAGCTGCTGGAGTCTGAAAATTAAACTCCAGAACCGACTCCAAATTTGACAAGGTAAAACCACTTCTGCTATCAGTTCTTTATGGGCTGGCAagtttttttggatatttttctacAATTCAAAGGTAAATAGATGCTGGCAGCTTGTTCAAGAGAACCAGGCTAAGATTGTGAGATTTCATCACTTTGGGAGACTTTTTGCAGATTATTGATGCGAATGAGGTATAACTTCTCTCACCTTgtaatatgattttattataatttcttcAGACATTTCAACCGTTGGAGTCAcatattaaatgatttttttggatTGGAACACATGGAAATTACTCATTTAAAGTGATATACACGACTGAAAATCCCCAAGAAACCCAAACCTGCATTTAGTGAATTAAGATATTTATTTGGAATGTCCTTATTTGTTGTTCAAACTTCAGCTTTTACACACCtttgatagtgtttttttaactaaattttaACATTTGGTGATACAAAAATGGAGGGTAAAGCAATTAACATGATTTGCTTAGTTAAACATGCTGCCAAGCAGCCAAGTAGATGGATACAAAAATGTATGAGTTGTGCATTGTTGTATATTTTGTATGTGTTATTGTCTCATAGTTGTTTGCATATTTATTTTgctttcccttatattttctattttgattatCCTTTGTATTTcagaaggatttctcatccttagCTTGTATCTAAAATTTTGTATCAATGAATAGTTAGTTGTCTGATAAAAAATGGCTGTTAATATGATCAGTTTCATTGCAAGGGGATTCATTTTGTTGAATGGAGAGCTGACAATTGAGGCCTTCTTCAAGATAGCATCCAAATATTCCAATATTGTTTGAGGTATTTACTACACTCATACACTCACATGTTCACCAGAATCTCTCTTACTCTCAGCACAGCCACCACGCAACAATGTCAGGAATCTTAGACACAGAGTAGAGAGAGAATGGCCGTCAGATGTACGGATTTTGGGGTGAGAAGTTGGGTTTTCACTGTCAGATGCTTCTCAGGTGCCTCTTCCACAGCCACTGGTAACACTCAAAGTTTCTCTTCTCCCTTCTCCTTTTGTTTCCTTGTAAATGGTGGAATTTTCCTTTTGAGTGATTCAACAACTCTGTTTGCCTCCTGAGGAAACTGGAGGaaacaaatttcattttaatattcattttttgttattttgtttctgTACAACTTGATAACTTCAGTATATAAATTCAAACATAATAGTATTAACCAAGACTTGACTTAGGAACATAAATCAATAGGTTTTAATATATTGTTTAGTGTTTAACCAATTGAAGACTTCGCCCAATAAGTTGAAAGTTTTCTGGTTAACAATTCTTGTAGAAAACGAATCACTCTGAGAGTTTGAGATTTATGTGTATAGGAAAAAAGTTGTGTGATTCCAGCATGTTGGGGTGATGGATATTTCTAAACATGCATTATTTAGTGAACAATACAAAAACATATATTCAGGTCCGTCTGGCTATTACTACCACAAAATTTATCATGTAGTGGAGTGCAATTTTCTGGCATGTATATAGAAATAGAACAGGTATCTGCTGGTGCTAGTTGAACAGTCCAGATTGGGGCCAGCTAGATTTTATGTTGTGTAGACTACCAATGAAGTAGTAGGTTTCTGGATCTTAAGTTATATGCTTTTATGGTTGTTTAATAGAATTACTAAAAGAGTAAGGAAATGCTGCAAAAATGACAGGTCCCACATCCTTTTCATGACCTCTACAACTAACAACCCTTCACTTTTTGGCCATTTGTAGTCTCATAACTGCACAATCCATCATTTGGGACTACTAAAATACCGCTCCAATTTTCAACAAACAACTACATTTTTACTCTTCTCACATAGTCTCTAATCTACAGGACTTCCATACCTGTACAGTAGTACTACATCTCCTAGTAAAAACATTGAACAAGCCTAGGGTACACTGTATTGAATGAGCTTACCAAAAATAACCATCCCATCTTAGAGAACAactcaacaaaattaaaatactttaaatccATAAAATCAATATTTCTACCCAGAACACTAGGCCTAGAGGAGGATAGTTGTGAAAAtcgggcttgctactctactgATGCCGATAAAGGACCATACCTATCTTTTCTCCTGGTTTCCTGAGAAGTCTCTTCAGCTACTCTCTTCCCTTTTCCTTTGTCACCAAAATTCTTCTTTGGGGTCATTTGGTGCAGATATGAGGTTTGGAAGTGGTTTATGGGGCCTTTAGGCTTTACAAGAAGAAAAGTGGATTGGAAGAAAAATGGAGGGTTTTAGAATTTGGATGGTGAAGCAAAGTAGGCTTCAGGTATTTGAGGGATAAGAAGTGGAGGGAAGGAGAAATATAGCGAAAAATGTGGTCAATCACTAGGGTCCACTAGTCGATCAGTTCAGTTATAAGTTATAACCAGTCAACTGGTCAACTAGCTCTCTATCTAAGCTGAAATGTGCTCTCGGGGGATCTTAATTTTGGTTTATGTACCATTTGTATGCAAGTTTTTTTGGCTAAAAAATGTGGCATGACGAGTATCAGGcacaaatttactaaaattaAGTAATCAATTGGCTTCCATATGAATGTTAGCTAAGATAAGGTGCACGTCGAATTCAAGAAAAAAGTGGGTGGAATCAAGTGATATCTTTAAATTTGAATTAGTTGTGATTCCTTTTCAATTTTGACAAATCTATCTTCATTTAGTGGTTTTGTGAAAATATCCACTAATTGATCACTAGTGTTAGCAAATTCTAGTGTGATATTATctttttgtgcatggtctctaaggAAGTAATATCTAATCTCAATGGGGTTggtcttcgagcattgaatcaGATTTTTAGAAATGCTTATGACATTGGTGTTACCACATTTTATAGCACATAATCATAGGAGAAATTGAAATAATTCCAAGTTTTCTTCATCCATAAAATCTGAGAACAACACAAATTGAGGACTTTATATGCGACTTCCAGCATATGTAGTGCAACAAAATTCTGTCTTTGCCTAAGGTAGTGAGTGACCTAGAGTGATAGGTTCTACTAATGTTTTCTTTACTCAATTTAACAATTAACAAAATATGCATTTGAATAGCTCGAATCAGAATGTGTGCAATTAAGATACCATAAGGCTAGATCGATTGTACCCTTTACATATCAAAGAATTCTTTTAATGACACACTAAGATAGATTTGTCAAGACATGATTGAAATTTAACACATAAACATACATTAAATATAATATCTAGCCTCTCGGTAGTAAGGTAAATTAATGATTCTATCATGTTCCTATATGAAGTTCGGTCAATGGATTTTTATCCTTCTTGTCCTTAAGCTTGGTGGATGAACTCATTAGAGAgtcattgttttttcattttctatcttGAAGCTTTTGAAATGGTCTTTAATGAACTTGGTTCAATTTATGAAGATCCTTTACTTTGActacttgatttgaagtccaagaaaACAATCAAGCTCTTTTATCATGGTCATCTCGAAGTTATTATGTACCTAAAATTTTTGACAGAGAGATATAGTTGCATAAAATATAATGTCATTAACATATATTTGTGTTAGCAGCATATTTTCACCTTTGATTTTAATAAAGCATATAGCATCCGAAAGTTTGGATTTTGGTTTataaaactatataaaaaagggaaaaggggtaGGCGAATAGGTCATCCTCTTGATATAGtccaaaaatttgattttaaatacttttactaGTTCTTTAATCAATGTCAACATTCAATTATTGAAGTAAAGAGCAATTGCATAATTAACAAGTGACGGATGTGGAAAACTATGTACAGTCTCCTAGAAACCCTATGGATGTAAAATCATCAATCGTAAAACAAATTCGctaaatttgaaagaatgagTACATGGTTTTACTTAGACCGGTCACAACTTTCTCCGATGGGTCTTACATTGGCTAGTACCTATACTCAGTCTTCATGTCTATGATGCACATAGACAGTATTCGTATGCTTCTTAATGAACTCAACAACTTGAGAGGATATATCTTGATTTGTTGATCGAAGTATTAGTTTTAAGAGTGTCAACAACTTAAGGGGATATGATCAAATCTTGATCAAAGTATTAGTTTTAAGAGCGTTTGGAATATGTAGAGAATAATGATAATCAGATCTAAGGTTTACTCAAAATCATAGAACGATAGTAGGAGAATAGATCAGTTGTGATTAGAGCTCGTTAGGGTGGCCCAAGGTAAATACCTTGATTTACCTAGTGCTGGTTGTTGCAGCCGTGGTTAGCACCTCAAAGATTGGGTCTCCATGGAGAGTCCAAGGCCAAACAAATGAGAAATGGATAGAGAagtaaatgattttaaaataactgATTTTCTGCTATTGATGGTCTTATGACTAGCCCAAATTATCCATGCTCCTATAGATAAAAGGAGGCCAacataatccaaaaaaaaaaaaaaaaaggaagaataaaGTAGCTGTAGAGCTAGGTGTGATGTTGATGATTATACTGaacaattttcctaaaattaaAGAGACTAAAGCTGAAAAATATGTATCTTGCAACTACTTTGGTGCTGTCACCTAACATTACTTGCCACACGGACCACCATTTTTTCCCATAATCAAATTGTCTCTTTCAGATTCCTAAATATTTGATGCAGCCCTTATTATGGCCTATTTTGAATTTAGTTCAAATTCAAACTATTAACGGCGGGTTTTGCTTGATAAATGAAGTTTAACCATAGCTTTTAATCGAGTAACCACCAACCTCCAACCATTATGCATCTTATTGGGCCAGGTTTCCATGTCTTCTTCAACACCCGTTTTTCCCATACAAATTTCCGGAGCTCACTTCGAGTCTTTTCTGGGTAATATCTCCTCGTTTAACTGCACTTAacattttctaattaaaatagAACAAGAGAGCCTAATCATCTTTTTGCCAAACTTCACTTCTCACATGTATCCATGCACCCTAACACACTCTCTATCTTCATATTTTGTTTACCTAACAATGTGGCAAAATATGTTTTTCGATTCAAACACAACTGCTTCAAACTTGGTCCCCTATACTGGTCCATAATTTGTTATTCGAGGCTGAAGGCTACAAGAGTAATAAATCCACCACAAAGAAGCCCTCCAGGCTCCAGCCGCTAAtgcaatttcaatttgattcatgCTAGTCACCGGAGGTCGATGCAATTCTTACCAGCAACAAATTCAAGGCTCCAAGTGGACACCTTGAAGCATTTAACTAAACAAGTTAATCATAATCTTCATGCTTGATAATGCAACTTGTTCGATATTTGGCAATTGTGAAATTTCACCCACAGCTTCAATGGCATTGATGCTCGGCAGTTGTCAACTCATCTGCTAAGGGAGTTGGTATTAGCTACCAGCAAATTGTACCTTGTACTGGAACACGCATATGGACACAAGTCATAAAATTGCATAAAAACTTCTGTGCATCTATTGTCTGGGAACCATAATGCCCCTTGTTAAGAGATCCGCCCACAAGGCTAATCCTCCCATGCACTGCAACGGGGCTACTAGTTCAAACCAAAACCATGGTAAGAGATTGTGGTTCAAAACCTTTCCTTGCTGCccaaaacaaaacccaaaagaggaaaaaagaaaaaaggtacGTTATCTACATAGCCCCAAACCTCCCGAACACCAAATTTTAAGAGTGATCACCACCCTCCTTTGCTACTTCCGTCTTTCTCCTTGCTCCAAGAATTTGCTGCAGCTTTACCCCATGAATCAGTCGCTTCCCTAAAATTGCTGGTtccttcttttgaattttttgtttgattccaTGCAGATGATTGAGCTCCATCAGGGGCCTTCGATTGATTCCAAGTTTCAGCCCCATCTCTTGTCATGCTCCCACTTCCTGTACTTGTTTCTCTATTCCAACCTGATC
Proteins encoded:
- the LOC100251266 gene encoding 54S ribosomal protein L10, mitochondrial, which encodes MLRRRLPSLLSTSLFNASPIVSSKCVGTKFPLSSPFLPLHSLQCANPSPTLKGIWAVDRVRAYSLLSLNDLRDNKGARKQKKRKGRGIGSGLGKTAGRGHKGQKARGTMKFGFEGGQTPLRRRMPKRGFKNPFSLTFQPVGLGKIAKLINAGKIDSSELITMKTLKDAGAIGKQIKDGVRLMGRGADEIKWPIHFEVSRVTVRAKEAVEAAGGSVRRVYYNKLGFQALLKPEWFEKKGRLLPKAARPPPKQRDKVDSIGRLPAPTKPIPFLPEEKEAAFTPSV